The Methanolacinia petrolearia DSM 11571 genome has a segment encoding these proteins:
- a CDS encoding ADP-ribosylglycohydrolase family protein encodes MELSKAERMMLGIAIGDALGREYENIPRKEITIEKVPEGYAKGTGIYTDDTQMSIAVAEAMISGKPFEAETLALKFTEAYRRDRREGYSRETLSMLENSSTGEEFIASMTRKEKAARRSDGAAMRAVPIGLFPGTGDVIRNAIINSEISHAHQHAISASVAIALASHYFYYDRGPRKNIIEYIMLHMEHKWPNICSYLKTVNELEGFDHETILGEYADYGPPYTDAKPVLGAVLFIIKMHSDNPLEAIQETLSLGGDADTTLSMVLGIIMTDHPAGTLPEKLVRDLENGKFGRDYLLKLGKELDRRFPAGVN; translated from the coding sequence ATGGAGCTCTCAAAGGCGGAGCGGATGATGCTCGGAATCGCCATCGGAGACGCACTCGGCAGAGAGTACGAGAATATACCCCGGAAGGAGATCACGATAGAAAAAGTCCCGGAGGGGTATGCAAAAGGAACCGGGATCTATACCGACGATACCCAGATGTCGATCGCAGTTGCGGAGGCCATGATCTCCGGAAAGCCCTTTGAAGCCGAAACTCTTGCCCTGAAGTTTACCGAGGCGTACAGGCGTGACAGGAGGGAAGGTTATTCGCGTGAAACACTCTCGATGCTCGAAAACTCCAGTACAGGGGAAGAGTTCATTGCCTCGATGACCCGGAAGGAGAAAGCCGCGAGAAGATCGGACGGGGCTGCAATGAGAGCGGTCCCGATCGGCCTTTTCCCCGGTACCGGGGATGTCATCAGAAACGCGATAATAAACTCGGAGATCTCCCATGCACACCAGCACGCAATTTCGGCTTCCGTCGCAATCGCACTTGCATCGCACTACTTCTACTACGACAGAGGCCCCCGGAAGAACATTATTGAATATATTATGTTACATATGGAACATAAATGGCCCAATATATGCAGCTACCTGAAGACCGTCAACGAACTGGAAGGGTTCGATCACGAAACTATACTCGGTGAATATGCAGACTACGGGCCGCCATACACCGATGCAAAGCCTGTTCTCGGTGCGGTCCTCTTCATAATTAAAATGCACTCAGACAATCCCCTCGAGGCAATACAGGAGACACTCTCGCTCGGCGGAGACGCCGATACCACTCTCAGTATGGTTCTGGGGATAATAATGACGGATCACCCGGCAGGCACACTGCCTGAAAAACTCGTCAGGGATCTTGAAAACGGAAAATTCGGCAGGGATTACCTGCTCAAACTTGGAAAAGAGCTTGACAGGAGATTTCCGGCCGGTGTAAATTAA
- a CDS encoding aminotransferase class V-fold PLP-dependent enzyme has protein sequence MDDEMIYLNNAATTWPKPDCVKDAVMECISMPVYEPGRTTMKEQTDYPYETRKRVADFFSSGRPENVIFTQNATDSLNMAIHGRVLEAGGRMHVITSDLEHNSVLRPLFTLRRAGKIDLSIIPSKDGIIDPEMVAEAVRPDTGMAVFNHGSNVLGTVQDLESIGRILSTEDIFFVIDAAQTAGLVTVDFEKIHADALAFTGHKYLFGIAGIGGLVIRSPEKLAPVRQGGTGADSSNVYMGDVPPEKFEAGTHNYPGIASLYAGLDFINRSGPGEIRRKSLEMTDMIIGGISGCDRVKVYNKDPALPIVLFNIDGIDCEDTGFMLSNVYSIVSRSGLHCSPLVHNSIDGGRGAVRLSLSCMNTVEECEKTVKAILEIAQYED, from the coding sequence GTGGACGATGAAATGATATACCTCAACAACGCTGCGACCACATGGCCGAAGCCGGACTGCGTAAAGGATGCTGTCATGGAGTGCATATCCATGCCGGTGTACGAGCCCGGCAGGACGACGATGAAGGAGCAGACCGATTATCCTTATGAAACAAGGAAGCGGGTTGCGGACTTCTTCTCTTCGGGACGGCCTGAAAATGTTATATTCACCCAGAACGCCACCGATTCACTGAACATGGCAATCCACGGGCGGGTTCTCGAAGCCGGAGGGAGGATGCATGTCATTACGTCCGATCTCGAGCACAACTCGGTTCTTCGCCCACTTTTCACCCTGAGGAGGGCGGGAAAGATCGACCTCTCGATAATACCCTCGAAGGACGGGATCATCGATCCTGAAATGGTTGCCGAAGCCGTCCGGCCGGATACCGGAATGGCCGTATTTAATCACGGGAGCAATGTCCTCGGAACCGTGCAGGATCTTGAAAGCATCGGGAGGATACTCTCGACTGAGGATATCTTCTTCGTCATTGATGCCGCCCAGACGGCCGGTCTTGTAACCGTGGATTTTGAAAAGATCCACGCTGACGCTTTGGCGTTCACCGGCCATAAATATCTCTTCGGTATCGCTGGGATCGGCGGCCTCGTTATCCGTTCGCCTGAAAAGCTGGCGCCTGTCCGGCAGGGAGGAACGGGTGCTGACTCATCGAATGTATATATGGGCGATGTTCCTCCAGAAAAATTCGAAGCGGGGACCCATAACTATCCCGGGATCGCCTCCCTCTACGCGGGCCTGGATTTCATAAACCGGAGTGGCCCCGGTGAGATCCGGAGAAAGTCGCTTGAGATGACGGATATGATCATCGGTGGCATATCCGGGTGCGACAGGGTGAAGGTATACAATAAAGATCCCGCCCTCCCGATCGTTTTGTTCAATATCGACGGGATCGACTGCGAGGATACCGGGTTCATGCTCTCGAACGTCTATTCGATCGTATCGAGGTCGGGGCTGCACTGCTCGCCGCTGGTCCATAATTCGATCGACGGGGGCAGGGGGGCAGTCCGCCTGAGCCTTTCCTGCATGAATACTGTGGAAGAATGTGAAAAGACCGTTAAAGCCATTTTGGAGATTGCACAATATGAAGATTAA
- a CDS encoding class I SAM-dependent methyltransferase: MENTDIDWNSEWKLRMERNEAQKGSGCSSYWDTRESALKFYESSFEDGGERVNWIVGNIPYTPDSIILDVGAGPGTIAIPLAGKAAAVTAVEPSPAMAGVLREKIAENGIENITVVEKPWEDVDPESDLNPPYDIVFASFSLGMHDLWEAVDKMNSVCRGRVLLFHFAGGNSWEPMMRELWPVMHGEEFHPGPKADVIFNLLYSKGIYPDIVSAPHSYRLDYKSIEDAVDEFAKRLNAETEEHYEILRRYFGEKLEKDPETGEYFMNMRSRKMCISWESPEK, encoded by the coding sequence ATGGAAAATACCGATATAGACTGGAATTCGGAATGGAAACTCCGCATGGAGAGAAACGAGGCGCAAAAAGGTTCGGGGTGCTCTTCGTACTGGGACACACGCGAGAGCGCACTGAAGTTCTACGAGTCTTCGTTTGAAGACGGCGGAGAGAGGGTGAACTGGATCGTCGGCAATATACCGTACACCCCGGACTCGATAATACTCGACGTCGGAGCAGGCCCCGGGACGATTGCAATTCCCCTCGCGGGAAAGGCTGCCGCTGTTACCGCAGTCGAACCATCTCCCGCGATGGCCGGAGTACTGAGGGAAAAGATCGCAGAGAACGGGATTGAAAACATCACGGTGGTTGAAAAGCCCTGGGAGGATGTAGACCCCGAATCCGACCTTAATCCCCCGTACGATATCGTCTTCGCCTCTTTTTCACTCGGAATGCACGACCTATGGGAGGCCGTCGATAAGATGAACTCCGTCTGCCGGGGCAGGGTGCTCCTATTCCACTTCGCAGGCGGAAACTCCTGGGAGCCGATGATGCGTGAGCTCTGGCCGGTTATGCACGGGGAGGAGTTTCACCCCGGGCCTAAGGCGGATGTCATATTCAACCTCCTTTACAGCAAAGGGATCTATCCCGATATCGTCTCGGCACCGCACAGCTACAGGCTGGATTATAAATCAATCGAAGATGCGGTCGATGAATTCGCAAAACGCCTCAACGCCGAGACCGAAGAGCACTACGAGATCCTGAGAAGATATTTCGGCGAAAAACTGGAAAAAGACCCGGAAACCGGGGAGTATTTCATGAATATGAGATCCCGCAAGATGTGCATCAGCTGGGAATCTCCGGAAAAATAA
- a CDS encoding radical SAM protein, translated as MKCPVCEIGCDIPEGGVGRCGMYTCLGKGIAEIHGNSYMAMMPISMETIPILHYIPGAKVLQVSSVGCNFSCRGCISGIFTSNPRSVSGALKRVPPEKVVSKAIDEGCEGIAFCLNEPLVSYYTVMGVAEEAAKEGLFTGISSNCYFTKSAAHFLSNTIDFINIGFKGASDARYRDCGVMSSEPVFRNLKLFHDAGVHVEASVMHLKGMENEVVGTAEGISGISSDIPLQIMRFVPFGDAAIDLEPPVSSSELLCNGLKDILDHVYLFNSPGTPMLNTYCPKCGSLIAEREFYGPMGSKTKWFSPGGRCTCGYVLPLKGEFREGVFHEEGMMGGYRPTRGFEMVLAILECLDVRDGIKLDWLWKDLIKENYLAYVHEKLASFETYYEMIRDLSRRTGKIDEGEDLVCYLEAKSRKVTEKAGNLPVSKRPNVYYSMGTPLFGLISTRFENSLVECAGGRSLNRRITRKGKPGVTLSKEEFECLNPDYVIVSGLFSSPASDYMDFCIREGLDAGAVSNGRIFNMVPGWDFGSPRWILGLMHLANILHPDIFSFDLERERKEYYMMFYRDSDYDITNRSFVKYLP; from the coding sequence ATGAAATGCCCTGTGTGCGAGATCGGCTGTGATATACCGGAAGGTGGTGTGGGCCGGTGCGGCATGTATACATGTCTCGGGAAAGGAATAGCCGAGATCCACGGGAACTCGTATATGGCGATGATGCCGATTTCCATGGAGACTATTCCGATTCTGCACTACATTCCGGGGGCAAAAGTTCTGCAGGTCTCCTCCGTAGGCTGCAACTTCTCGTGCAGGGGCTGCATATCGGGGATATTCACTTCTAACCCGAGATCCGTGTCAGGTGCGCTGAAGAGAGTCCCACCCGAAAAGGTGGTTTCAAAGGCGATTGACGAAGGCTGCGAGGGAATCGCCTTCTGCCTCAACGAGCCGCTCGTATCCTATTATACGGTAATGGGTGTTGCGGAGGAAGCGGCAAAGGAGGGCCTTTTTACCGGAATCTCTTCAAACTGCTATTTTACAAAGAGTGCGGCGCATTTCCTCTCCAATACAATTGATTTTATCAATATCGGGTTCAAGGGTGCATCTGACGCAAGGTACCGCGACTGCGGGGTAATGTCATCCGAACCTGTTTTCAGGAACCTGAAGTTATTCCATGATGCAGGCGTGCATGTCGAGGCGTCTGTGATGCATCTTAAGGGGATGGAGAACGAAGTGGTCGGGACGGCAGAAGGGATCTCCGGGATTTCGTCCGATATACCCCTGCAGATCATGAGGTTCGTCCCGTTCGGGGATGCTGCGATAGATCTCGAGCCTCCGGTAAGCAGTTCCGAACTGCTCTGCAACGGGCTGAAGGATATTCTCGACCACGTGTATCTTTTCAATTCGCCCGGGACGCCGATGCTGAATACATACTGCCCAAAATGCGGATCGCTGATCGCGGAGAGGGAATTTTACGGTCCAATGGGCTCAAAAACAAAATGGTTCAGTCCGGGCGGAAGATGTACATGCGGCTATGTCCTCCCACTGAAGGGAGAGTTCAGGGAGGGAGTCTTCCACGAGGAGGGAATGATGGGCGGATACCGGCCGACGAGGGGGTTCGAGATGGTGCTTGCTATTCTGGAGTGCCTCGATGTCAGGGACGGTATAAAGCTCGACTGGCTCTGGAAGGACCTTATCAAAGAGAACTACCTCGCCTATGTTCATGAGAAACTGGCCTCGTTCGAGACGTACTACGAGATGATCAGGGATCTCTCCAGGAGAACCGGGAAGATCGACGAAGGAGAGGATCTTGTCTGTTATCTCGAGGCGAAGAGCCGAAAAGTGACAGAAAAAGCCGGAAATTTACCTGTTTCAAAGAGGCCTAATGTATACTATTCGATGGGCACTCCCCTGTTCGGGCTTATCTCGACGAGGTTTGAGAACAGTCTCGTCGAGTGCGCCGGTGGAAGGAGCCTCAACAGGAGGATCACCAGGAAGGGAAAGCCGGGTGTAACGCTTTCGAAGGAGGAGTTCGAGTGTCTCAATCCTGATTATGTCATTGTTTCAGGACTTTTCTCCTCTCCGGCAAGCGATTACATGGACTTCTGCATACGCGAGGGGCTGGATGCAGGCGCAGTCAGTAACGGGCGTATATTCAATATGGTTCCGGGGTGGGACTTCGGCAGCCCTAGATGGATCCTGGGGCTTATGCATCTTGCAAACATCCTGCATCCCGATATCTTCTCTTTCGATCTCGAGAGGGAGAGGAAAGAGTACTATATGATGTTCTACAGGGATTCGGATTACGATATAACCAACCGTTCTTTTGTGAAATACCTGCCCTGA
- a CDS encoding class I SAM-dependent methyltransferase produces the protein MVEIIREADEKNAAGGMDRIAKTLFKPIYPVIAGNAVEETGISEGVCVDLGSGPASLAIAMAAYPGFRIYALDHSPASNEIAEKNIENAGLSERITVLKGPVEKIPLESGIADLVVSRGSAFFWEDYERAFSEIGRILKPGGRSYIGGGFGNAELRDSIVEEMIRRDPDWEKKYRRNMSSDMKQTFLDNASKLKDCSFRCIDDETGLWIIIEKKVEAS, from the coding sequence GTGGTAGAAATTATTAGGGAAGCTGATGAGAAAAACGCCGCCGGGGGGATGGACAGAATTGCAAAGACGCTCTTTAAGCCGATATATCCGGTAATTGCCGGGAATGCGGTGGAAGAGACCGGTATCAGTGAAGGAGTCTGTGTCGACCTCGGAAGCGGTCCGGCTTCCCTGGCTATCGCCATGGCAGCATATCCCGGTTTCAGGATCTATGCACTGGATCACTCGCCCGCATCGAACGAGATCGCGGAGAAAAATATTGAAAATGCGGGGCTTTCAGAGAGAATAACCGTTTTAAAAGGTCCTGTAGAGAAGATCCCGCTTGAATCCGGAATTGCCGACCTTGTCGTCAGCAGGGGCTCGGCATTCTTCTGGGAGGATTATGAAAGGGCGTTCTCCGAGATTGGAAGGATCCTGAAACCGGGGGGAAGATCCTATATTGGGGGCGGTTTCGGCAATGCGGAGCTGAGGGACAGCATCGTAGAGGAGATGATCCGCAGAGATCCGGATTGGGAGAAGAAGTACAGGAGGAATATGTCTTCCGATATGAAGCAGACGTTTCTGGACAATGCTTCGAAGCTGAAAGACTGCAGCTTCCGGTGCATCGATGACGAAACAGGGCTCTGGATAATTATTGAAAAGAAGGTAGAGGCATCATGA
- a CDS encoding DUF5658 family protein, which yields MEARRMDVYNNTPVYRKSGDASHYLWYGIFILWGLFMMDVITTEVILSFGGYEMNSLMKMVVSSVPLHAALKMAVLSLIAVVAYVSNRITKRSGTVAVTVIIIWYTFVIVHNVTQMLLIIP from the coding sequence ATGGAGGCCAGAAGGATGGATGTATACAATAATACTCCGGTCTACAGGAAATCGGGAGATGCCAGTCATTACCTCTGGTACGGTATATTCATCCTGTGGGGCCTCTTCATGATGGACGTGATCACGACAGAAGTGATCCTTTCTTTCGGCGGATACGAGATGAACTCACTGATGAAAATGGTTGTCAGTTCGGTACCATTGCATGCCGCCCTTAAGATGGCCGTCCTCTCGCTTATTGCAGTCGTTGCATATGTCTCCAACAGGATAACGAAAAGGTCCGGGACGGTCGCAGTCACAGTAATTATAATCTGGTACACCTTTGTAATCGTCCACAACGTAACCCAGATGCT